CCAAATACTCCAGCACCCATAAGTTCAAAAATGCCAACAATGACAATCGCCTGCTTCAGCGTAATTGCCTTCGAACCCACCGATGTCCCCATGGAATTCGCGACATCATTCGCACCCAAATTCCAGGCGAGATAGAAGGCGATGAGACTCGCTACAATCAACCAACTCATGTCGATTTTATGCCCTGAAACAACTGTCGGAGCGTGTCTGCACGCTCCGACCCCGCCATTCGACCAAAATCACATCGCCGCACAATTACGTATTAAAGAAGTCTTCTGCCTGACGCCGATGCTCGTCTGTTACATGCCGTGCCACCGTCGCCAATGTTGTGGCAATCACACCGGCATCGTCCGTAAAACCTAACCCAATGATGAAATCCGGAATCGCATCCAAAGGCGCAATAAAATAAGCTAACGCCCCGGCGATCGTCCCCTTCACAAACAATGGCGTCTTCGAGTCGATCAAACAAAAATAAAGTGATACAGCATCCTTGGTAAACGGAACTTTACCAACAAAGCGGCGAACATCGACAAGGAAGTTATCCATAGTTCCAGGTAGATTCGGGTCAACATTGCTATCTTACCGAGTTTTCTCCGCGTTCAACGCCGCTAGTCCCCTGGGATCACCGTACTTTTAGCGATAGGATCACCGTACGCTCAGGTTTGCGACTGGCAAGTTCGATTGGTCCACAAACCGGGAACGCTAGCTAATACATGTGACTTCCAACATGACTTTAGTTCAATCTCTCGGGCATCTTGTCGAATCCTCATTGCTTGCTTGACGCGCGCCTTTGGCACCCATTCAGTTTATGAAAATTTTGCAGATCGTCCCTTCCGTTTCTTTGGTGTATGGTGGCCCGAGCCAAATGGTACTTGGCCTATCCCATGCCCTAGCGCAAGCGGGCGCCGATGTAACTCTGATTACAACCGATGCGAATGGCGATATTGCGGGTCAAGCACCGCTCGATGTGCCCCTAGAAACACCGATCGAGCAGGATGGCTACAACATTATCTATTTCCGCTGTTCACCGTTCCGACGCTACAAATTTTCCACCAAACTGCTGCGGTGGCTTGCCGAACATGCCAAGGAATACGATGTGGCCCACATCCACGCGCTATTTTCCCCCATTAGCTCCATGGCCGCTACTGTTGCCCGGCAACAGGGATTACCCTACGTTTTGCGGCCCCTTGGCACCCTCGATCCGGCCGATTTGAAGAAAAAACAACAGCTCAAAAAACTCTATGCCGCAGCGCTAGAAAAGCCCAATTTAGCCCATGCCGCCGCAGTCCATTTCACAACCCAACAGGAAGCCACGGTTTCTGAACGCTTTGGGGTCAAAACAAATGACTGGGTCTTCCCCTTGGGCGTGGTTTTACCGGCACAAGCGGCAACATCACCGCGCGAAAAATTGGGCATTCCGCACGATCGTCCAGTGATTCTGTTCATGTCGCGCATTGACCCGAAAAAAGGTTTCGACCTGCTCATTCCCGCGTTGGAGAATTTGGTCGAAGCCGATCAAGCATTTGACTTTGTCCTCGCCGGCGGCAATCCCCAAGACCCTGACTACGAAAACCAAATCAAACAGCAGATTCAGGCGTCGAAATTCGCGCAGCAAGCCCATCTTGTGGGCTTCGTTTCGGGCAGTGAGAAAACCGCTTGGCTCGAAACGGCGGATGTCTTCGTCTTACCGTCCTACTACGAAAACTTTGGCATTGCGGTTGCCGAAGCAATGACTGTTGCTACACCCGTTGTCATTTCCGACCAAGTCCATATCTGGGATAAAGTTAAACAGGCGGATGCTGGCTGGGTCTGCGAATGCAATATTGATTCGTTAACGCAGACACTCAAAGCATCACTCAAAGATGCCGCCGATCGTCAACAACGGGGCAGCAATGCCCAAAAATATGCCCTCACACATTACAGCTGGGGCGCAATTGCTAAACGCATGATCGCCGCCTACGGATCAATTGGCGTCACAGCATGATCAGTCGGCATCAGTGTCAGCGCACTCAACGCATCAATATACTCAACTCATCAGTGCAACCTGTCGCCGGCTCATAATCGGGCTCAGCTTCAGCAAAGCGGGCAAAATCCGTTGGCCTTGCTGCAACAAAACCGTTGATGACGGTGACTTCAAATTAATCCAAACCGTATATTCCTGCGGTGATCGTGTAACCATACAAGCCACCCCTCTTTGGGCTAGCGTCCAAGCAGTCTGATAGGCATGCAATTGTGAGGCCAACGGCCACCGTTGCAACAATCCATAGAAATGTTCACGGTAACAAATGCCCGATTGTACTTGGCTCCCCAAGCAAAACTGAAATGCCTGACCTTCCGCTTCCGGCAACAGACGTGGCAAACGTTCCGGCAACAAT
This portion of the Romeriopsis navalis LEGE 11480 genome encodes:
- a CDS encoding inorganic phosphate transporter, translating into MSWLIVASLIAFYLAWNLGANDVANSMGTSVGSKAITLKQAIVIVGIFELMGAGVFG
- a CDS encoding YkvA family protein — its product is MDNFLVDVRRFVGKVPFTKDAVSLYFCLIDSKTPLFVKGTIAGALAYFIAPLDAIPDFIIGLGFTDDAGVIATTLATVARHVTDEHRRQAEDFFNT
- the hpsP gene encoding hormogonium polysaccharide biosynthesis glycosyltransferase HpsP encodes the protein MKILQIVPSVSLVYGGPSQMVLGLSHALAQAGADVTLITTDANGDIAGQAPLDVPLETPIEQDGYNIIYFRCSPFRRYKFSTKLLRWLAEHAKEYDVAHIHALFSPISSMAATVARQQGLPYVLRPLGTLDPADLKKKQQLKKLYAAALEKPNLAHAAAVHFTTQQEATVSERFGVKTNDWVFPLGVVLPAQAATSPREKLGIPHDRPVILFMSRIDPKKGFDLLIPALENLVEADQAFDFVLAGGNPQDPDYENQIKQQIQASKFAQQAHLVGFVSGSEKTAWLETADVFVLPSYYENFGIAVAEAMTVATPVVISDQVHIWDKVKQADAGWVCECNIDSLTQTLKASLKDAADRQQRGSNAQKYALTHYSWGAIAKRMIAAYGSIGVTA